The window AAAGATTAGCGGATGGTGGGACAATGGAGTACACAATACTGAATAAATATAATATCCATTGAACATATCTTGCTTCGCCATCACCCAACTTTTAATTATACACGTGAATAGATTTTACACACACAAGTAACAATTATTGGTTTCAAATTCAAGTAATAAAATTACCTAATAAAGACAAATTGTGTGATATCTATGACTCCACTCGAGTCTAGGGAGCTTGCCATTGGAATTTCCTTGGAAGAGTCGAGGCAAAATGATTCCCATCCACTATAAGGTGTGTGCTAGGTGCTGTTGGAGTTACAATAGAAAAGCTCTCGGAAAAATGTGCATGGTGCTTCCGAGCTTTTCATATTATTGGTAAACCAAGTCTTTGGCTTTGAGCCTTTTTTGCTGGAAATGAATGCCTGCACATTTTGCCTATGAAGCGATTATATCtctagcatcccttgtcctCTAATGATTGCTCAAGCGCAATATTTTGAATCTTTGATGATTAAAGTTTATGTGATAGTGTATCTGGGATGCAGAATAGCAAACAGATTAGCACATCATAAAATGGAAGAATATTCTCTGGTGTGAACTTTTCATATTTACTGGTAAACTAAGTCTTTGGTTTGAGCCTCCTTTGCTGGAAACGAATGTACCATGCCTGGGTGTGGAAAAGGCCTTTGTGCCCGCTCATTGTGCCTATGAAGCGATTATACCTCTAGCATCTCTTGTCCACTAATGATTGCTCAAGCACAATGTATTGAATCTTTGATAATTAAAGGTTATGTGATGATGTATCTGGGATGCAGAATGTCAAACAGATTGGCACATCATGAAATGGAAGAATATCTTCGATGTGAGCTTCTTTGATCTACTAGAAAGAGCTTAGTTCTAGCTTGACATGTAGGAAATGTCGCAAACTTATATTGAATTATAGAAAGTAAAAGGGAATGTGAAACTCACCAAACACATACAACATTAATACATATCGTGAATCTGGTGGTACTGTCTACCGTGATAAAGACATGTCCTGATTTTGTTTTTCGATCTGTTGAAAGCTGTCTTTTTATCACTCAGCCTTCTTAGGAATATCTTTCACCATTCTCACAATTGTTGACGTGTGATTCTCAGCCATCATACTGACGCTTCAAGGAGCAAATGCGCTAAGGGGAATTTCTAAACAAACTATTCTTATTTTGCTTGGACTCTTTATTGTGCCTTAAATACCCATGCTGGAATTCTCAACACTCATACACTTGGGCAAACGAGATCTATAATTTTGAACATCCGGATGACTGTTGGCAAAGGCAACATCTTACCTTTACTTGTTGCCTTTTTGAAGGCATTACTAATTTATAGTTAGTGTTCTTATTGCTGCAGGAGTTAGATTATTTTACATGCATTCTTATATCAAGTTACATGTGACTCAGAACAGAATATTTCTTTCTGAACTTCACTAACATCAGTCACATAGTGCCTTGATGCCACTAGAGTGGCTTCCACCTAGGATGGTTAAGGGGATTGGATTTACGCAGCTTTTATGCTAAATGCTAATAGTGAAGTAGtttttaaacttaaaaaaaaaaaaaaaaggagaaagtTTTTGGAGTTTGGACTTCCCACTTATGTATTTTTATGCTGCTTATTGGCTTAAAAGTTCATAGTTGCATTCTTGTGATCAATTATTTTCGTTAATTTGTTTACTgagaagaaaaatattttcttctttattGTGTACATGATTCGCCAACAAAAGAATTATAAACCAAGCTGCACAAATATGGATCTACTGAACAATAGTTGTTTTCAAATTCACTTGAGTTCATTGTTTTCTCCTCTTTCTTTAGTGCATGTTCACGGAGAAAGTAAATTTGCAGAAGATCCAATGCTATCAAGAAATTTGTCACTGGATGATGCAGAGTGGGTGGAGCTTTTTGTAAGGGAAATGAGCGCAGCATCTGACGTTGAGGATGCAAGAATTCGTGCGTCGAGAGCTCTAGAGGCTTTTGAGAAATCTATATATGCTCGTGCAAAAGATGAAACTGCACAAAATTTTCAGCAGGtgatttattaatttgtattaaaaaatttcaaatattgATAGGCTTGTTATGTCACAAAATGGCATAAGATTGTTAACTGCCATTTTGGACCTTTTTCTTGCCTCCTCTTTCTTCCCTTTGACTGTATCATCTGCCATGATATTTTGTATGCAACACAAGGGGAAACATTGGAATTGGTTTAGCCCCCACATCTCACCATTTTAAACCCGTACAGATAAAATTGAAATGCGTATCAACGGTCCtatttttattgctttcttgtaCTTGCAGAATATGTTGCAGGAGCATTTGTTGCTTAAAGAGCAAGTTCAGGCACTACTTCAGGAAAATGGAATTCTTAAACGTGCTGTGTCTATTCAGCATGAGCGACAGAAAGAGTTTGAAACGAAGTCGCAAGAACTCCAACAACTCAAGCAGCTTCTATCTCAATGCCAAGAACATATAAGAACACTAGAGGTCAGACTAACTACTTTTAATTTTGTCGAATTCTCTCCTTTTTCTGGGGGTTGATGGTATTAAATGTGAATGTGTGAGTGATAACAGTTACACTCGCCCTgcgtatgtatgtatattaaaCCTTAAaccatcaaatatattaatgtgtatCAACCCTTCATTTTTGGAACCTTAGGGTGTGAGCTATAATAATCAGATATGAGTAAGATATCTGCCCAAATAGTGTAAATTTCCTGAATTTATCATTCTTTGATGAATTGGCTTGCGTCTGCCATAGTCTATAAACCTCCCACTTTCATTGTGTTATGTGACTAATGTCCTTCAACATTAATTCTTTCTCGGTATATCCTTTTTTTTAGCCATCCTCATGTTAATTCTTGAATTACAGATTGTAACACATTCTCTAGAACCTTTGCACAATCGATGGTCATCTGTGGCTGTCGGCCTAACCCCAGGAGTCTTAAAATAGTCTCGTGTGTTaccgttttgaattttttatatgattatgTAAAAATCTGTGAAAATGTaatgtttggttttggattttaATGGACTATTGTTAAATGACTCAATAAATCATATGCActcttatttatatgaagttgcaAATGATATTAACTATCACGGGTCATTTGGAAACCACATTGTTGTTTTTACATGGGTATGGTTGCGTATATTATATATCCCAAAACCCTACTTAGGTGGGATTCACGTGACATTGGAGGTAATGCAATGATGCTGGTGGTGATTATATGTCATAATCAAAGCTTAATAACCATGttggtgatgattgaattgTGTTTTGCAGGTCAATAACTATGCTTTGTCAATGCACTTAAAGCAGGCACAGCAAAATAACTCTATACCTGGTCGTTTCAATCCTGATATCTTCTAACGGTATTATTATTCAGCTGGGTTCTCTTTTAGAGCTGCGTTCTTCGACTGTTGTAGAATATAATAGGAGCTTCTGTACCGATTTAATGGTATGCATATTACTTATATTTGATCTTAAAAATCGCGAGAAGTAGTTTAATTCTTGCATGTGTTCTGTTTGGATATATTTGATGCAATATTAATGTATACATGATATTAAAGCTAAAACCTTCACAAAACTTAAGTTTATGCTTACTTCTATCATTACTTACTTCTGTACGTTGTCCATTAGTCCTATTAGTGATAGTTGTATCTATAGCCATGACAAAATGATATTTGAGCATGCGAGAGGCACGGAGTTTGATCCTCGGCATCTCCACAATCTTATTTGCAGCATTGCTCCTCGTAATCTTTGTTGGAAACCTAGTACTCTGTGTGTGCTCTTTTCGTTTAAGCATGGGCAAATTGGAAAGTGCCCCGAAATAAACACTTCATAAACCTTGATATTCCCGGCATGATCAGAGAGTAGGTTGTGATCGAGTAAGAACACTGGTTGTTGAAGGTAAGAATTAAGTGGTGTTTGTGATTACAAAATTCCATAATAACGGTGGAAATAAAAACTGATTTTAACATTAATTTTCATAAACTATACTTTTATTATGTCAGATATGGTAAAGAAATATATTATCCTCAAATgttgtttttaaattattttttgttactaAATATCATATGTTTAAGTGGTAATAGTTGAaaatgaaatttatatataaaaaaaagaaagattagATTAAATTTGCATTTTTATGTATTATGTATTATGAGAGCGTCTTACCATAAGACGAGTTTATAAGTCTATCTTTCAAAGTGagtactttaaaattgtaagtgatcactctaAGACCCTATAAAGCATAATAAGTTAAAGTtgtaatttatcattttaagaCAATAAAGGCACATTAGACAAAGTCAACAAAAATAGACTCATTGTGAGaccatttcatttgaaaatttgtgattATTAATACCAATTATTAAGGAAAGGGCGACAAAGGGTTTTTGTAGTCCAACTTGTCGTCTAACAGCTTTTAGCGATAATTTTGGCTACGAAACTCTTTGTCGCCAGCTTGacgacaaataaaaaattatcgcCATCTTTGTCGCTAAATGAATATAATTTCGTATTATatagaaaaatttaatatttgttacaaaaataataaatatttaatttatttctataaataatattcaaaactaaaacataaataaataaataaccaaattgaaatttaaaaatataattaattattaactaaattacataatatttctactattcaataaaaaataaggGTTCCATTAAAAACTAATCTATAAAgtgtatgataaaaaaataaaataaaaaataaccttGGATAGAATTAACACCACTAGGTTTTAAATGCAGTAATTGAATCCCTCCTGAAAGAACTTGAACTCTTCATCTCAAAATCTCAAGCTCGAGTATAATATTAACATATTTTTCATCATTAAAAAAAGAGAGATACTCCCAAATAGATGGATTTTGGGTGAAATGAGAAGGAGAAAGTTTAGATTTGAGTTGTGATAATTAGGAAGATTTTTTAAAAGGTTTGAGATTTCGTAGGAAAGAGAACAAAGGGTAGCAACTTCTATTAATAAAGTGATTAAGCTTCTTTTAGAGGAAGTTTATAGGGATTTAAGAAAGGAGAAGAAATGTAGAAATATATAGAACAGACAAGGAAGATGGGAGATAGAGAGGAATATGGCACAATACTTAGCTTATAAGGAAAATGACGAATAAGTTTTGGTTACAAAAAGTTGCCAAGTTTGTCACTAAAAAGGAGAGCGATTTTGGTGACAAAATGGTTTTGTTACCAAGTTTGTCACTAAAATTAAGAGAGATAAAATGGCGATAAAGTTGGCAACAAAGAATTTGTCGCTAAACTGtttttaatattcaatcaaaTTTATTCCGCCcaattactaaaaaataaatcatttaaaaattttgaaaataatattggcAACAAAAAAATGCCTTTTCGTCACTAATTTGTCACCAAACTCAGCGACAAAATCGTTTTATTTATCgccaattttattttcttgtagTGAAGTAGGGTAGTGTAAAATGTTTAAAGCCCACAATATGAGTCGTGTAGGTAAGGTAAGGGTTGCTCTGTGGGAGAATACTTTGACTTTTTGATGCCTAAGATAAGAAGTACATATTaaatctattttttcttttaatacaCTTTCGAACTAATTAATCAGATTATCATTTTCAACAGCAATGATTATTATCACTTTTCTTCATTCTTGAAAAGATTAATAACTAAGTACTTTAATTGGAAGAGCTTTAATTTGAAATTTGTCAGAAAGTCTTTAGTTACAACATTTATAATtacatacttcctccgttccataatacttgctacattttctatttttggcaatttcatattagttGCTATATTTCCGttattagtaataaaacaatcatttaaagttctacctacccctatttttatcctactctatactctatactttataataaaatatatactatactctataaagtaacctaacaacctatttttcctttttctttttcaattaacaataataaaatactatattttataaagtaaacaatcagctacagtgtaggtcaatcacttttcttaatctcgtgcccatgcaaatgtagcaacaattatgggacggaggaagtatattacTTGTATTGacttctttttatcatttttttctctccttccaattaaatttttcattttttcaaatttattttcatttcaatttaattcAGTTTCATGTAATTCAAAAAAATGAAGCactacttttttaattttttaatttcgcTTTTCACTTACGTTACACAATTTCTAATCCCCGGTGCTAACCGTTTAGGGCAAcaaatatgaagaaaaaaaaaatttgttagaTACTTTTGATTATGTGTTGCTAAATGAATTTAATGTTGGCAGATGATTTTCCTTAGTAGAAGTGGATCAACGTATATACAAGTTTTTGGGGACACAAAATATTAAGTTGTCTCTAACCAACTTCAAAGTTTACCAAACAAAGGGACACAAAATCACAAATAAACTCAATTGATGCAAACTAACCAATAGACTTATTTACAAACATTCTTAATGTTAGTTTTACATGCACATAAAAAGGCTAAACATTAAACCCTAAAACAAACAACAAACTAATAAACATCATTACTATATGTGCTTCTTTACAAGAATTAGTGATGCTGAGTTGGAAACTTCACGCCATAATAATTATTTCTTCTTCACTAATCTTTAAATTTACTCGaacattattatcatcatcctatccagtgtattccgctcatagaaaaattatggaTAGGGTCTGAAGAGGAAAGAACggcagcaactcatacccatagttAACTCGAGAAAaataaagagacgtaactacacggaaaagataaattaaatgcttataaatttttaaatttactcGAACATATAAGTGTATTTTCTATGTAATCTGAGATTGACAAGATTCCGTTAATTCTAAGATGAATACCTCCTCAATAACTAAAGATAGTTAAGTAGTAACAATAAGCCTTGAAGGTTTGGTACCACTagttttcatcatcatcttaaacTCATCAAAATTAACCATTCCATCTCCATCAACATCAACCTTCTTAATCATCTCTTTACAAtcttcttctctattcccttctTTCAAACCTAATGAAGATAACACTAACCCTAATTCCTTAACTGTAATTAACCCATCTTTATTATCATCAAATACACTAAAAGCTTCTCTtaaatcatcttcatcatcaaaattatCCACATCTTTATCATCTCCACACTTTTTCTCTTCTAATCTTCCCTTCAAAAACTCATACAACTCTCTAAACTCATCAACATCAACTAACCCATCTTTGTTAGAATCCAAATTTTGAACCATTTCTTCAACATCTTTTAATGGAACAATAATCCCCATGTTGTTAAGTGATTCTTTAAGCTCTTCCCTTGTTATAAACCCATCTCCATTCTTgtcaaaagtgtcaaaaacttgCTTCAAATCATCATCTTTGTTGATCATGGACATGgtgtttgtattattattagaattactCTTGAGAGAAGAAGATAAGAGACTTTTTTCATGAACTAACAACTTTTTGGTGGGGTTGAAAAAACTAAGGCTAAAAAATCCAGCTATAAAAAGAACTGATAATACTAATATGATTATTGGTATGAACATCATGTTTCTTCTTGGTTATTTCTTAGATATTTTGCTAATAAGAGGAgaaattttaaggttttgtagatttatttttattaaactaGTGTATGTGAGATGCTTAAGTTAATAGTAGTATAACTTTCAAGTATTTAACTTTGATAATGAAATGTAGTAAAAGTGAAGGCATTACAAGTTACGCGTAAGGTTCGTGTGGACTTTATTGATGCCCACAAAACCGCGTAAGggagtaaataaaataaaagagtgCTTTTTGGCATGGCTTTCAATAACCATGTGGTACAAAAGCTGAGGATCATGCCAATAGTaaataaatataacaaattgtCGTGAATGACGGTCTTTTTAGAGACGCGTCCAATTGAACTGGCCCAATatacttttagaaaaaaaataacaaacgcGTGCTCATTATGTGTGTTAATTAACTTATTTGGAGTTGgtatattaatttattgaagTTGTTTTTTAACCTATTCGAATTGATGTTTTGAACTATTAAAAGTGGCATGTTAATTTATTTagagttggtgttttaacctgttAAGTCGTTAATGTATTAAATTTGGTAATTCAACATATAGAAACTGGTATTTTAacctgttgaagttgttattttaaagttgatattttaacctattaaagttgataGTTTGACCtgtttaagttggtgttttatgCTCCTTAAGTTGAAATTTTGACTTATTTAAGTTGGTGTTTCAACATATTAAGGTTGGCATTTTAACCTATTTAAGTTGGCTTTTTAACctgttaaagttggtattttataaTTGTTGTTTCAACCAACTACAAcgggttaaaataccaactttaataggttaaaaataccaacttcaataggttatagaAACAACTTCAAATAGGGTAAAACAAGTAATAGCACGTGTTTgtcttaactttttttttaattgtaaaatgTTAGTGGGCTGGCTTGGTGGGCTATCTTTATAAGAAACGAGAAACTAGTTGAATTAATATACCCTTTCATCTCATATCTTAATAAAAGATTAATCAGATCCATATACGTAATTATAATGGGTACACCCTCTTAATCTGAACGAGACATTGTTGCATCAACATTTCTaactcaaaatattttttaataataagatgtaatatatatatatatatatatatatatatatatatatataacatacacGTCATTGTGGTCTCAATAATTAGCTATATTTTTGGTTCGTTGGTCCCTTACTTGGTAACATAAGCCAACAAGTTGAAAAGGCACTAGTTTGAATCTCATCTACTAACTATTTAAGTGAAATATTGATGCAAGTGTGAAGAAAGCATTTTGGGCATCCACATTTCTATCTAGATAAAAGGACTTTTATGTCTGGGGTTGTGAGAGATTTTAAAGGAATTAGACGTCCATTGATCAATTATGAACGTTTATGGAGATAAATTTTATACGATGATATTAGTTGATTATAGTATTTTACTAAAACAAGCTAACTTTGATTTATTTActaattgaataattatattatttttataataatttttaaaaataaatattaatcatGAAAGATGTTAGAtgtataacaaataaaaaaaataaaaagtttaatttAAGATGTATGAGAGTTAAAGAAGAGGTTTTTAATTTTACACGGAAATATAGTTTCACTTCTCCTTCGATGTTATCGTCGCCCGATTCAAAGCATGCCTGGGTTGTCATTTTTAATTCAGGTGCGATGGACAGGCAATGCCGACGTGTCGTCGCCCGGTACAAAAAGTCAATTCTACAGGTCTTGGTCTTTCCTAATGCACTTGTTAAAGAGAATTTCCCCAAGTACTTGATgttctaatttattaatttgttcttatgtttgtttgttatttaatttaggTTTTAGGTTTTTTCTAATTTGTGTTCTAATgctaaattttgtttaattttattcgAATAATCTTGATGTATATGAAATAGGTTTTACTTGGTCGTTagattttattagtttatttctgttttatattatatttatagatatgTTATTATGTAtgtttgttttgttgttttaaatatattattggcgACTTAAGTTCACCAAGTAATCAAAACATGATTAagtaaattaatcattttagttAATGTAAGTAAAAAAGACACAAGTACCATCCTTTGTGATTGGTTTATATGGGAATCAATAGTACATGGTACTATTGGAAGTGTATCTTTGACATGTGAAAGCTAGGAGAGCAAGAAACCCGCCCTAAGGATTAAGGTAAGAAGCTTTGATGACCGTGGGTAAGCATGAAAGAGGAAAGATACGTTGCAGAACCTGTTGCCCCTTAAGTCGCTGCCCTCAAGCTAGCATCTTTCCCCTTTTGCCTTCATTTGCTGCTGTTGGTATTATGTCCCATGTTTTGGCTATAAATGCCTTAATCCTAGGCCATAGTTTAATGCACCTAAGTCTCACATTAAGAGCAACCTTGCTTGTGTATTTTACTCCCTAATTAGCTCATCTTTTCCCTTACACTAACTTTTATTATAATTCCTTTAAGTTTTCTATTTCTCCTTTGAAcacattaatatttattttaggctagatggtggatgtagtccaaaattgatgaaccgcCTTAATCTTTGTCTTAATTGTttctttattattgtcattcatcATATATTTGCATATTTGGTTCCTACACATTGACACAACACAAACCTCCATTTAAACCTTATTTGATGATCCTTGAGTGAGGTTAATGCCTCtcatttcaattggtatcagagccaagggtTAGTGGAGGTTATTTGAGTGTTAATAGTAGTCATTTGAAGTCTAAAATGTCAACCATGAAGTTAGACATTTGAGAAGTTCCATAGGAACACAAATTTCTAGCAATATAGATGAAGAAATGGTGTTCATAAGGCACTTGAAGATGATGAGAAAAAGCCGATTGGTCTTAGTGAGGCTAAGTGGGAAGAGATGGATGCCAAAGCTTTATTCGCCATAAAACTTTGTCTTTCCAATGAAATTTTGAGGGAAGTTGTAAAGGATATGACTTCTAAAGGGATTTGGGAGAAGTTGGAATCACTCcacatggccaagagtgttaccaactAATTACTCTTAAGAGTAGATTATATGATTTCCGATTGCAAGAAGGTAAGCCCATAAAACCTCATCTAAATGAGTTTTACTCTATAGTTTTggatttataaaatattgatgtttcacttgatgatgaagacttggtcATTCTCTTATTATGTTCTTTACcctttttttaagcattttataAAGACTTTATTATATGGTAGAGACATATTGTGTAGTGAGGATGTTTGAAAGGCCTTAACACAAAAGGTACTTATGGATTTTCAATTTGCACAAAATTGTCCATTGAGTCTAATGATGCTTTGTTTGTTAAGGGGCTAAGTAGAAACAAGAGAGGTATGACTTGTAATTATTGTAGGAAGAAAGGCCATCTTAAGAGAGATTGTTGAAAGTTAAAATCCAAACAATCGGATGATTGCAAGTCCAAAGGAATAAGCTCCTCCGAGGCTAGTTATGTTGAAGAAGATTTTGATGTTGGTGCTCTTGTTGTGACTAGTGAATACAGGGgtggtgattcttggattttggattcgATAAAGGAATTTCCTTTTGCTCTTCAACCaagaaacgatgaagatgaGTTGTAGACATAACTccaattttcaaattatttcaACACATGAAACCTGAAACTGAATGTTCGTTCACAAAAGAATCTTGATTTTCAACCTTTTTCATCCCACTTTTTTC of the Amaranthus tricolor cultivar Red isolate AtriRed21 chromosome 6, ASM2621246v1, whole genome shotgun sequence genome contains:
- the LOC130815236 gene encoding uncharacterized protein LOC130815236 isoform X2, with protein sequence MSAIVCGKRSSIFEEIPSPSSSSSKRIRCSSSTSPVRFSGPSPFLLVDHLIAIFPSMDKKIIEQALENNGHDLDLAIKCLNDLRLGCADKVPAIADNSLDACPQPNDQPREDPMLSRNLSLDDAEWVELFVREMSAASDVEDARIRASRALEAFEKSIYARAKDETAQNFQQNMLQEHLLLKEQVQALLQENGILKRAVSIQHERQKEFETKSQELQQLKQLLSQCQEHIRTLEVNNYALSMHLKQAQQNNSIPGRFNPDIF
- the LOC130815236 gene encoding uncharacterized protein LOC130815236 isoform X1 yields the protein MSAIVCGKRSSIFEEIPSPSSSSSKRIRCSSSTSPVRFSGPSPFLLVDHLIAIFPSMDKKIIEQALENNGHDLDLAIKCLNDLRLGCADKVPAIADNSLDACPQPNDQPRVHVHGESKFAEDPMLSRNLSLDDAEWVELFVREMSAASDVEDARIRASRALEAFEKSIYARAKDETAQNFQQNMLQEHLLLKEQVQALLQENGILKRAVSIQHERQKEFETKSQELQQLKQLLSQCQEHIRTLEVNNYALSMHLKQAQQNNSIPGRFNPDIF
- the LOC130815237 gene encoding calmodulin-like protein 3 isoform X2, with amino-acid sequence MMFIPIIILVLSVLFIAGFFSLSFFNPTKKLLVHEKSLLSSSLKSNSNNNTNTMSMINKDDDLKQVFDTFDKNGDGFITREELKESLNNMGIIVPLKDVEEMVQNLDSNKDGLVDVDEFRELYEFLKGRLEEKKCGDDKDVDNFDDEDDLREAFSVFDDNKDGLITVKELGLVLSSLGLKEGNREEDCKEMIKKVDVDGDGMVNFDEFKMMMKTSGTKPSRLIVTT